In the genome of Phycisphaerales bacterium, one region contains:
- a CDS encoding amidohydrolase family protein, protein MNATSWSTAVDHHAVPRHHCSSRQVRNRRLGLTLMLVTALAAVAQETTTAPAPPEPPSTAITPPPPVPASERYTVIRAGRAITNTGDDIRDAVIVIAGGKIEKIGRRLEYPLNASVIDARDRVVMPGLINIQTRHGLTGFRRSGVQTNWNTVEEFIPAADPLAELRAAGFTAVALAPTGVGLPGRAAVVRTGGPAEQQILVSPSYIRVPSDKAAFRGALERAKKEIEKVDKAREEFEKKQEEEKQRAAASPATQPATQPATQPAAQFQPPPVDPTLQPLVDLLQKKEGVRALIELDGAASFVHMRDVVKEYDIAHDFIARFLFDTDFEFVLAQFAEVKPRIALQARITRRAGSAERLHLPRMLTDAGCAVTLLPLNDSAEEHVQYLARVAELVAEGWPREMALKSITLLPAELLGLGSRLGTLAEGKDADLIFLDVDPFTPGARVREVMIAGEIVHRATSEDVR, encoded by the coding sequence ATGAACGCAACCTCATGGTCAACGGCCGTGGATCACCATGCGGTCCCCCGGCATCATTGTTCCTCCCGGCAGGTGCGCAACCGGCGACTTGGGCTCACCCTCATGCTAGTCACTGCGCTCGCCGCCGTCGCCCAAGAGACGACGACGGCGCCGGCACCCCCGGAGCCCCCCAGCACCGCCATTACTCCCCCGCCGCCGGTACCGGCGAGTGAGCGCTACACCGTCATCCGCGCCGGTCGCGCCATTACGAACACCGGCGACGACATCCGCGACGCCGTCATCGTCATCGCGGGCGGCAAGATCGAGAAGATCGGACGCCGCCTTGAGTACCCGCTCAACGCCAGCGTGATTGACGCCCGCGATCGTGTCGTCATGCCCGGCCTGATCAACATTCAGACGCGTCACGGCCTCACCGGCTTTCGCCGGTCGGGCGTGCAAACGAACTGGAACACGGTCGAGGAGTTCATCCCGGCCGCTGATCCGCTCGCGGAGCTGCGGGCAGCGGGCTTCACGGCCGTGGCGCTGGCGCCCACCGGAGTCGGCCTGCCTGGCCGTGCGGCCGTGGTGCGCACCGGTGGTCCCGCCGAGCAGCAAATCCTGGTCAGCCCATCGTACATTCGAGTCCCCAGCGACAAGGCAGCATTCCGCGGGGCTCTTGAACGCGCGAAAAAGGAAATCGAGAAGGTCGACAAGGCCCGCGAGGAGTTTGAGAAAAAGCAGGAGGAAGAGAAACAGAGAGCCGCGGCTAGTCCTGCCACACAACCCGCGACACAACCCGCAACCCAGCCCGCGGCCCAGTTTCAGCCCCCCCCCGTCGACCCCACCCTTCAACCACTGGTCGATTTGCTTCAGAAGAAGGAGGGCGTGCGGGCCCTGATCGAACTCGACGGCGCAGCGTCGTTCGTTCACATGCGCGATGTCGTCAAAGAATACGACATCGCGCACGATTTCATCGCCCGATTCCTCTTTGACACGGATTTCGAGTTCGTCCTCGCTCAGTTTGCGGAGGTCAAGCCGCGCATTGCGCTGCAGGCCCGTATCACACGCCGCGCCGGTTCTGCCGAGCGACTGCATTTGCCCCGCATGCTCACCGATGCCGGTTGTGCCGTAACACTTCTTCCGCTGAATGATTCCGCGGAGGAACACGTTCAATACCTCGCGCGCGTGGCCGAATTGGTCGCGGAGGGTTGGCCACGCGAGATGGCACTCAAGAGTATCACGCTCCTTCCGGCCGAGCTCCTCGGTCTTGGCAGCCGCCTCGGCACTCTCGCAGAGGGCAAGGATGCCGATCTCATCTTCCTGGATGTGGACCCGTTCACGCCCGGTGCCCGTGTTCGTGAAGTTATGATTGCCGGGGAGATCGTGCACCGCGCAACTTCGGAGGACGTGCGTTGA
- a CDS encoding amidohydrolase family protein: MMIKRSGMRLSATVALVLAVGLLAMPAGAQQENTPPGYALRVAKVVSFDDAERVINNAVVLVRGTAIEAVGPVDEVEIPADYVVREFPQYWLVPGLTDPHNHSAAGGWFDLNDMVYQANPGLDTRSVPRADNPWILQARTGGVTTVIMIPGSGTNMSGFGTLVDTAGRDPNEMLIRSPGSLKIAQAGNPEWYFGGNGRMFMNWNTRQTLQKARLYHESWSRFEQGAGPQPAFDPTWAGFRELFTREMPVTMHTQMYQVLLATMDTMYDRFDFWTVLDHCTFDAWKLGPVVAQSDAWAINGPRQYHYDRTARRMIGNASGWWKNGVRRLGINTDAPVIPQEELSYQAAMACWYGWLPYHALRGITRINAEALGLGATHGSIEPRKQADLTIWSGDPLDPRSACLLTMVKGRIIYDGTTETARRF, translated from the coding sequence ATGATGATTAAGCGGTCTGGAATGCGCCTTTCGGCTACCGTCGCGCTTGTCCTCGCGGTAGGGTTGCTGGCAATGCCCGCCGGTGCCCAACAGGAGAATACCCCGCCGGGCTATGCGCTCCGCGTCGCGAAGGTGGTCTCATTTGATGATGCCGAGCGTGTCATCAATAACGCGGTCGTGCTGGTGCGCGGCACAGCCATTGAAGCGGTCGGCCCGGTCGACGAAGTTGAAATTCCCGCGGATTATGTCGTCCGCGAATTCCCGCAGTACTGGTTGGTCCCCGGCCTGACCGACCCCCACAACCACAGTGCTGCCGGCGGCTGGTTTGACCTCAACGACATGGTCTACCAGGCGAATCCCGGCCTCGACACGCGCTCCGTGCCCCGCGCCGACAACCCCTGGATCCTGCAGGCCCGCACCGGTGGCGTCACAACCGTCATCATGATCCCCGGCAGCGGCACCAACATGTCCGGCTTCGGCACCCTCGTGGACACCGCCGGCCGCGACCCCAACGAAATGCTCATCCGTTCCCCCGGATCCCTCAAGATCGCGCAGGCCGGCAATCCCGAGTGGTACTTCGGGGGCAATGGCCGGATGTTCATGAACTGGAATACGCGGCAGACTTTGCAGAAGGCCCGCCTCTATCACGAAAGTTGGAGCCGCTTCGAGCAGGGCGCGGGGCCGCAACCCGCGTTCGATCCCACCTGGGCTGGTTTCCGGGAACTCTTCACCCGCGAGATGCCGGTCACCATGCACACGCAAATGTACCAGGTGCTGCTGGCGACCATGGACACCATGTACGACCGATTCGACTTCTGGACGGTCCTTGACCACTGCACGTTCGACGCGTGGAAGCTTGGCCCGGTCGTGGCGCAGAGTGATGCGTGGGCCATCAACGGTCCGCGGCAGTACCACTACGACCGCACGGCTCGCCGCATGATCGGCAATGCCAGCGGCTGGTGGAAGAACGGCGTACGGCGCCTCGGAATCAATACCGATGCCCCCGTGATCCCGCAGGAGGAACTCAGCTACCAGGCCGCCATGGCTTGCTGGTACGGCTGGCTACCTTACCACGCGCTGCGCGGCATCACCCGCATCAATGCCGAAGCGCTTGGCCTGGGCGCAACCCATGGCTCGATCGAGCCGCGCAAACAGGCCGATTTGACCATCTGGTCCGGCGATCCGCTCGATCCACGCTCGGCCTGCCTACTCACCATGGTCAAGGGCCGCATTATCTACGACGGCACAACCGAAACCGCGCGGCGCTTCTAA
- a CDS encoding amidohydrolase family protein, with the protein MTGSRPPRTRHAVVILRRIPVGVLLAGALLLVPLSPDRLQFPATAALGAPDIINTADFAAVTEAGAVVQTARAPATASPAEVSPRAEAKPSATAPSFVLRTGGLMDANLLAANRSPTPAGPAYVVVRSGRIHEFGFGEPPRHELPEIHLPDTVVCPGFVSLGGALGNAHRGPESVSGLYQAADTLDRYARNEELLARGTTTSHLSAGEHRLVSGVGALAKVAGPPDQRLLRAAQDLCINLGVFDPPLLIRPPFYASSDVEIEPALVQRTQTRLGTMLELRERIADAAAGGRPRRADGTLDAHAAGFAAAWHAALPLRIRAREAADVSAALELLATTGRSGYLVDAAGWYTVASFVADAAVPLVVRAPGGFFAPGGNLGFDPEVDGDAQAALQALALHPTLRFALAGAAGDRIEDLRLAAIAAVRAGVSEQRALAAITRVPAEIAGIADRVGSLAPGTDADLLVLSGPPLDINSHVLRAYIGGVEVYRAPVPRSIVVRAGTIWVGNGEVIHNGSVLIEDGRVQAIGQRVPVPPRSRIVDAGPTAFVTPGFIDAHGHLGLAGDATTVGPELPIHRTVAVAGLEFRRVAQAGVTTVLLAPYRLSERGARLAAIKTWGATRAELVTRELSGVRFSLLGSDPLTGVQPIRQQLEAGKKYAEQWQKYAADLEKWRQGEGADARPATTDQVIEDGQPDPITGKWEYTVSGDPLPEPVSGTIMARLSGNRIEARLSDPLSGEEVRVTGTLDGNQVLLEIDLETPVGKPIIRATLSREDYMVGKIEMAGFAVQFEATRVDKSAVEFRVTRRRSQAKDGRPTPPKVDERLEPIRTLLAGEIAAVVDVRTALEIRAAVKLFVEEFKLALVLRGADDAADIMDELRAHQDRIGVIVSPQMIQQRARQPYFPAVDLSRNGFGIALQSAAEDAARDLPRMALFAVQQGLGGDAALRALTLDAARMHKLDDRIGSLQPGRDGDLLVFTGHPFDGPSRLAHVFVRGQEVPHDD; encoded by the coding sequence GTGACCGGTTCCCGCCCTCCCCGTACCCGGCACGCGGTTGTCATCCTGCGGCGTATACCCGTGGGGGTGCTGCTTGCCGGTGCGCTGCTGCTTGTGCCGCTCAGCCCGGACAGGTTGCAGTTCCCGGCTACGGCAGCTCTCGGTGCGCCTGACATCATCAACACCGCTGATTTCGCGGCTGTCACCGAGGCGGGCGCGGTCGTGCAGACTGCTCGTGCTCCGGCTACCGCCAGCCCCGCGGAAGTATCACCACGCGCAGAAGCGAAACCCAGCGCCACCGCACCATCATTCGTGCTTCGCACGGGTGGCTTGATGGATGCCAACTTGCTAGCGGCCAACCGGAGCCCCACTCCAGCCGGGCCCGCCTACGTGGTCGTACGCAGCGGTCGCATTCACGAATTCGGCTTCGGCGAACCGCCACGGCACGAATTGCCCGAGATTCACCTGCCGGACACGGTGGTGTGTCCCGGCTTCGTCTCGCTCGGTGGCGCCCTCGGCAACGCGCATCGTGGCCCCGAGAGTGTCAGTGGCCTATACCAGGCCGCCGACACACTCGACCGCTACGCCCGCAATGAGGAACTTCTGGCGCGCGGCACCACAACGAGCCACCTTTCGGCCGGTGAGCATCGCCTCGTCAGCGGAGTTGGAGCACTCGCCAAAGTCGCCGGACCACCAGACCAGCGCCTGCTGCGCGCCGCACAGGATTTATGCATCAATCTGGGCGTATTTGACCCACCGCTGCTCATCCGCCCGCCATTCTACGCATCCTCCGATGTGGAGATCGAACCCGCGCTTGTCCAGCGGACGCAAACGCGACTCGGCACGATGCTCGAGCTGCGCGAACGGATAGCGGACGCTGCCGCAGGCGGGCGCCCGCGTCGGGCCGACGGCACCCTCGACGCCCACGCCGCCGGCTTTGCCGCGGCCTGGCATGCCGCGTTGCCGCTGCGCATCCGAGCGCGTGAAGCCGCCGACGTCTCTGCCGCGCTGGAACTACTGGCCACCACTGGCCGCTCGGGGTACCTGGTAGACGCGGCGGGTTGGTACACCGTCGCGTCGTTCGTCGCCGACGCTGCGGTGCCGCTCGTGGTCCGCGCTCCCGGTGGCTTCTTCGCGCCCGGTGGCAACCTGGGATTCGATCCGGAAGTGGACGGCGATGCCCAGGCCGCCCTGCAAGCACTTGCGCTCCACCCCACCTTGCGTTTCGCGCTCGCCGGCGCAGCCGGTGACCGGATTGAGGATCTCCGCCTGGCGGCGATCGCCGCCGTGCGGGCCGGAGTCTCCGAGCAGCGGGCGCTTGCAGCCATCACACGCGTGCCGGCCGAAATTGCCGGGATAGCGGATCGCGTCGGTTCACTCGCTCCGGGGACGGACGCCGACCTGCTCGTGCTCAGCGGACCGCCGCTCGACATCAATAGCCACGTACTGCGCGCCTATATCGGCGGAGTTGAGGTCTATCGCGCGCCGGTGCCTCGTAGTATCGTCGTCCGCGCTGGCACCATCTGGGTAGGAAACGGGGAAGTCATTCACAACGGCAGTGTGCTCATCGAGGACGGTCGCGTACAGGCCATCGGGCAGCGGGTGCCCGTTCCCCCGCGCAGCCGCATTGTTGATGCCGGTCCCACGGCGTTCGTCACGCCGGGGTTCATCGATGCCCACGGACACCTCGGCCTCGCCGGTGATGCCACCACCGTGGGCCCCGAACTGCCTATCCATCGCACCGTCGCCGTTGCCGGGCTGGAATTCCGCCGGGTTGCACAAGCAGGCGTCACCACCGTTTTGCTCGCGCCGTATCGGTTGTCTGAGCGCGGCGCGCGCCTGGCTGCGATCAAGACCTGGGGCGCTACGCGCGCCGAATTGGTCACACGCGAACTTTCGGGCGTGCGCTTCTCGCTGCTTGGGAGCGACCCACTGACCGGCGTACAGCCCATCCGTCAGCAGCTTGAGGCCGGAAAGAAGTATGCCGAGCAGTGGCAGAAGTACGCCGCCGACCTCGAGAAGTGGCGCCAGGGTGAAGGGGCGGACGCCCGGCCAGCGACTACGGATCAGGTGATCGAAGACGGCCAGCCGGACCCCATTACGGGCAAGTGGGAGTACACCGTCAGCGGCGACCCGCTGCCTGAACCCGTCAGCGGCACCATCATGGCGCGCCTTTCCGGCAACCGCATCGAAGCCCGCCTGAGCGACCCGCTGAGCGGCGAAGAGGTCCGCGTGACCGGCACCCTTGACGGTAACCAGGTCTTGCTGGAAATCGACCTCGAGACTCCCGTCGGCAAGCCCATCATCCGCGCCACGCTGTCGCGCGAAGACTACATGGTCGGCAAGATCGAAATGGCCGGTTTCGCGGTTCAATTCGAGGCGACGCGCGTCGACAAGTCCGCTGTGGAGTTCCGTGTCACCCGCCGCCGCAGTCAGGCCAAGGACGGCCGCCCCACCCCGCCCAAGGTTGACGAGCGGCTCGAGCCCATTCGCACACTGCTCGCCGGTGAAATCGCCGCCGTCGTTGATGTCCGCACCGCACTCGAGATTCGCGCTGCCGTGAAGCTCTTTGTCGAGGAATTCAAGCTCGCACTCGTGCTTCGTGGCGCCGACGATGCGGCTGACATTATGGATGAACTCCGCGCGCACCAGGATCGCATCGGTGTGATCGTTTCGCCTCAAATGATTCAGCAGCGAGCGCGCCAGCCGTACTTCCCAGCGGTTGATCTGAGTCGTAACGGCTTTGGAATCGCGCTCCAGAGCGCCGCCGAGGACGCCGCCCGTGACCTGCCGCGTATGGCCCTCTTTGCCGTGCAGCAGGGTCTCGGCGGCGATGCCGCGCTGCGAGCGCTGACTCTTGATGCCGCCCGTATGCACAAGCTCGATGACCGCATCGGATCGCTGCAACCGGGCCGCGATGGGGACCTGCTGGTCTTTACCGGCCACCCGTTTGACGGCCCCAGTCGACTGGCGCACGTCTTCGTCCGGGGGCAGGAGGTACCGCATGATGATTAA
- a CDS encoding amidohydrolase family protein, protein MWNHEHRTPRPSVPGGCRACWVVAVWLGVSGAVLGQPGPRPGGPPPPPPERVALTGGKIIPIVGVPIERGTVLIEHGRIVAVGAEVEIPYDARVFDLRGKVVLPGMINAHTWRGLDIPNEQRPVVPQLDAYDALDPSQLFFEDCLRLGHTVVHVIPANNTVIGGMGQVVRPIGLTVPEMTLDDGQFLKMSVTPRPGFDRMMQMALLRETFLELDDALAQLAERRYEEQLKEEEKEIEVGPAEARRRGLPLIRAEDLEDRYRNLVRLRGGRVRVDEQESATLLPPLGAFMYCGDAMDVAPAVEFARKHGFLERTVLVLGGETFKAIADVRNSGCDLVMPEELTYREVDPLTGHISETFVPRVFFDAGLKFALVPGQDDSFPERMLVYRAAQCVRHGIPRDVALRAITLHPAEVLGLGQRFGSIEPGKDAHLVVFSGDPLDFDSVVEQVFIQGIPAYDRAKDVRLQRLIAPRPATVEAPQTSAPTGPQTARTTRPVEETQPTPAPQEGSE, encoded by the coding sequence ATGTGGAATCATGAGCACCGGACCCCGCGCCCCTCTGTCCCTGGCGGCTGCCGCGCATGCTGGGTGGTCGCCGTATGGCTGGGGGTGAGCGGCGCAGTTCTCGGCCAACCCGGCCCGCGACCTGGCGGTCCGCCGCCCCCGCCGCCGGAGCGTGTCGCCCTTACCGGTGGAAAGATTATCCCCATCGTCGGCGTGCCCATCGAGCGCGGCACCGTGCTGATCGAGCATGGCCGCATCGTCGCAGTGGGTGCGGAAGTCGAGATTCCTTACGACGCACGGGTGTTCGACCTCCGTGGGAAAGTCGTCCTCCCCGGCATGATCAACGCACACACCTGGCGCGGCCTCGACATTCCCAACGAGCAACGCCCGGTGGTGCCGCAGCTCGATGCGTACGACGCGCTCGACCCTTCGCAGCTTTTTTTCGAGGACTGTCTCCGACTCGGCCACACCGTGGTACATGTCATTCCGGCAAACAACACAGTCATCGGCGGCATGGGACAGGTCGTCCGCCCGATCGGCCTGACGGTTCCTGAGATGACGCTCGACGACGGTCAGTTCCTCAAGATGTCCGTGACTCCGCGACCGGGCTTTGACCGCATGATGCAGATGGCCCTGCTGCGCGAAACTTTTCTCGAACTCGACGACGCCCTGGCACAGCTTGCCGAGCGTCGTTACGAGGAACAACTCAAGGAAGAGGAGAAGGAGATCGAGGTCGGTCCAGCCGAGGCCCGTCGTCGCGGCCTGCCTCTGATCCGCGCCGAAGACCTTGAGGATAGATACCGCAATCTCGTACGCCTGCGCGGTGGTCGGGTGCGGGTGGACGAGCAGGAGAGCGCCACCCTTCTGCCGCCGCTGGGCGCCTTCATGTATTGCGGCGATGCGATGGATGTGGCTCCGGCCGTTGAGTTCGCAAGGAAGCACGGCTTTCTCGAGCGTACCGTCCTTGTACTCGGCGGTGAAACTTTCAAAGCCATCGCAGATGTCCGCAACTCCGGGTGCGACCTCGTGATGCCCGAGGAGTTGACGTACCGCGAAGTCGACCCCCTGACTGGCCACATCAGCGAAACCTTCGTACCCAGAGTCTTCTTTGATGCCGGCCTGAAATTCGCGCTGGTCCCGGGACAGGACGACTCCTTCCCCGAGCGGATGCTCGTGTACCGGGCGGCGCAGTGTGTGCGTCATGGCATCCCGCGGGATGTCGCCCTGCGCGCCATCACGCTACATCCCGCCGAGGTCCTGGGGCTTGGCCAGCGCTTCGGCTCCATCGAACCGGGCAAGGATGCCCATCTCGTGGTCTTCAGCGGCGATCCGCTCGATTTCGACAGTGTCGTCGAGCAGGTCTTTATCCAGGGTATTCCTGCCTACGACCGCGCCAAGGATGTGCGACTGCAACGCCTGATCGCCCCGCGCCCGGCCACGGTGGAGGCACCCCAGACGTCCGCACCTACCGGCCCACAGACCGCTCGCACGACCAGGCCAGTCGAAGAAACGCAACCCACACCGGCGCCCCAGGAGGGAAGCGAGTGA
- a CDS encoding amidohydrolase family protein encodes MLALRVARIYPVDEPPIDGGILLIQAGRILAVGADLEIPSGARVLDLRNGVATPGLIDACCTVDTESPQTTRRWASQAPDEGFFQRVAAMTTVTAFTPGALEHTCGPQCGGTIDNPLHGNSGHMCCPMCAMGAPWSRTDTLSAAVPPDRTWSEQSSEVTPHRSMNDSVNLFASDFRHLARSGVTLVYVSPDSTNVIGPRGTIVRTAGPITERMVRPAADVKVSLGMDPSRRGQPNYLPPFRGPQPTLLTRRPTTRMGVDWVFRKAFYDARRAAEGLPIGGADTPSAEALPALQQILAGDIPVRIQARMQNDIFTAVRLAQEFGLRFTLEEATEAYRCLPLLKQEGIPVIFGPLYMTAKGWRANTDEVSEPRLNTPALLAEAGITFALTAQELREEEGLVRQAMVAIQQGLSPTDALRAITATPAKLLGLAGEVGVLTHGARADVVVWSEEPFSATSRPILVLVGGRIVYQE; translated from the coding sequence GTGTTAGCATTGCGTGTGGCCCGCATCTATCCCGTCGACGAGCCGCCGATCGACGGTGGCATCCTTCTGATTCAGGCGGGGCGCATTCTCGCAGTTGGGGCGGACCTCGAGATTCCAAGCGGTGCGCGGGTGCTCGACCTGCGCAATGGCGTGGCTACACCCGGCCTGATCGATGCTTGCTGCACGGTGGACACCGAGTCGCCACAAACCACCCGTCGCTGGGCCAGCCAAGCCCCTGACGAGGGCTTTTTCCAGCGCGTCGCCGCGATGACCACCGTCACCGCCTTTACACCGGGAGCCCTGGAGCACACGTGCGGCCCCCAATGCGGCGGGACGATCGACAACCCCCTGCACGGAAACAGTGGGCACATGTGCTGCCCGATGTGTGCCATGGGCGCGCCATGGTCGCGCACGGATACACTCTCTGCGGCCGTCCCGCCGGATCGCACCTGGTCAGAACAGTCCTCCGAGGTCACGCCGCACCGCTCGATGAACGACTCCGTGAACCTCTTCGCCAGTGACTTTCGTCACCTGGCCCGCAGTGGTGTCACGCTTGTTTATGTATCGCCGGATTCCACGAACGTAATCGGTCCGCGCGGCACCATCGTGCGCACTGCCGGTCCGATCACCGAACGCATGGTGCGTCCCGCTGCCGACGTCAAAGTCTCCCTCGGCATGGACCCGAGTCGGCGCGGCCAGCCGAATTACCTGCCGCCCTTCCGTGGACCTCAACCAACTCTCCTGACCCGGCGTCCGACAACGCGTATGGGTGTCGACTGGGTCTTCCGCAAGGCCTTCTACGATGCGCGCCGTGCGGCAGAGGGGCTGCCGATCGGGGGAGCGGATACGCCCTCCGCCGAAGCGCTGCCCGCGCTGCAGCAGATCCTCGCGGGCGACATTCCCGTGCGTATCCAGGCCCGCATGCAGAACGACATCTTTACCGCCGTACGACTCGCACAGGAGTTCGGCCTGCGTTTCACGCTGGAGGAGGCGACGGAGGCCTACCGCTGCCTGCCGTTGTTGAAGCAAGAGGGCATCCCCGTCATCTTTGGGCCACTGTACATGACGGCCAAGGGTTGGCGCGCCAATACCGACGAGGTCAGCGAGCCCCGTCTGAACACCCCCGCTCTGCTCGCGGAAGCAGGTATCACCTTCGCGCTGACCGCACAGGAACTGCGGGAGGAGGAGGGTCTCGTGCGGCAGGCCATGGTCGCCATTCAGCAGGGTCTCAGTCCCACGGACGCCTTGCGGGCCATCACGGCTACACCGGCGAAGTTACTTGGCTTGGCAGGTGAAGTGGGTGTGCTCACCCACGGTGCCCGCGCCGATGTGGTCGTCTGGTCGGAAGAACCGTTCTCCGCCACCAGTCGACCGATTCTCGTGCTGGTCGGCGGCCGCATTGTGTATCAGGAATAG
- a CDS encoding amidohydrolase family protein — translation MSTHRCDRAHLWRRIGCRFITLTVGVVTLIASADAQDPVAVTRIIIADAFVAPDGTLTQGAVLRMAGAQIAALDSDTDGVRPDQVQIPIDRFPAGAVLSPGLIDGHAALALLGGRAELHSAVQPALRASDAFNQHTSQLAAALRGGITTVALAPDDQNLIAGRFAIVRTGGVSGPHLLRGAGPYKFSLAPAVFRVDREPTSRLGAVGLLRDTLTEAAKEPATGALADLLAGRAPAFAIAPTANDVLTLTQLSAAHSFRLVLIHQEEARDAAELAAGIAGVLVGPLAEAGPRAAGAAAHFERAGVPVALTADLPRAAPDALRLAAAQAARYGLTPAAARRAITATPATLLGIADRVGALVPGRDADLVVFSGDPLDLRSRVLAVYVEGQRVYTAPPAAEHAVTPR, via the coding sequence ATGAGCACACATCGCTGTGACAGGGCGCATCTCTGGCGGCGGATCGGTTGCCGGTTCATCACGCTCACCGTCGGTGTGGTGACCCTGATAGCGTCGGCGGACGCACAGGATCCGGTCGCGGTCACTCGTATCATCATCGCGGATGCGTTCGTCGCTCCGGATGGGACCCTCACCCAGGGCGCCGTACTCCGTATGGCAGGCGCCCAGATCGCCGCACTCGACAGTGATACGGACGGTGTACGGCCTGATCAGGTGCAGATTCCGATCGATCGCTTTCCCGCCGGCGCCGTTCTCTCGCCTGGGCTGATCGATGGTCACGCGGCACTCGCCCTGCTCGGCGGCCGGGCAGAGCTTCATTCCGCCGTGCAACCCGCGCTGCGCGCCAGCGACGCATTCAACCAGCATACATCGCAACTCGCTGCCGCTCTGCGCGGCGGCATCACCACCGTCGCGCTCGCACCCGATGATCAGAATCTCATCGCGGGGCGTTTCGCAATCGTACGCACCGGCGGCGTCTCCGGTCCGCACCTACTCCGTGGAGCGGGGCCCTACAAGTTCTCTCTCGCGCCGGCGGTATTCCGTGTGGATCGCGAGCCGACCTCGCGCCTTGGGGCCGTTGGCCTGTTGCGCGATACGCTAACAGAGGCCGCGAAGGAACCCGCTACTGGGGCACTGGCCGACCTGCTCGCCGGGCGTGCCCCCGCCTTTGCCATTGCACCGACCGCGAACGACGTGCTTACGCTCACTCAACTCTCCGCGGCACACTCGTTTCGACTCGTGCTGATCCACCAGGAGGAAGCCCGCGATGCCGCGGAACTCGCCGCGGGAATCGCCGGCGTCCTGGTCGGTCCACTCGCGGAAGCCGGTCCACGTGCTGCCGGAGCCGCTGCTCATTTTGAGCGCGCTGGTGTGCCGGTGGCGCTGACGGCTGATCTGCCGCGCGCCGCGCCCGATGCATTGCGACTGGCAGCCGCCCAGGCGGCCCGATACGGACTCACCCCGGCGGCGGCGCGCCGCGCGATCACTGCGACGCCGGCCACTCTGCTGGGCATCGCGGACCGGGTTGGCGCTCTGGTCCCTGGTCGGGACGCCGATCTCGTCGTTTTTTCCGGAGACCCGCTCGACCTGCGATCCCGTGTGCTCGCGGTTTATGTGGAAGGACAACGCGTCTACACGGCGCCTCCCGCGGCCGAGCATGCGGTCACCCCAAGATAG